One Spodoptera frugiperda isolate SF20-4 chromosome 30, AGI-APGP_CSIRO_Sfru_2.0, whole genome shotgun sequence genomic window carries:
- the LOC118269593 gene encoding uncharacterized protein LOC118269593 isoform X3 encodes MKFLKCLPRVHLCCYCIKLKIGCIVIAALHILFVIESFLNVGGNDEFSRCYTSKTVTRLISYVSLIISITLVAAIIYLLYGIFKALAEPVLWFMYISLVLLVYNVCISLLLFTSTKTGADCSPAYVLGIVTLIITLGQVYCLMVLASYYRELQTTGPPSPKRVSPKASNTSKGKNKEPAPILIDEDNT; translated from the exons atgaaatttctCAAATGTTTGCCTCGTGTGCATCTATGTTGTTActgtatcaaattaaaaataggtTGCATTGTCATAGCTGCACTTCACATCCTTTTTGTC AttgaatcatttttaaatgtcgGAGGAAATGATGAATTCAGTAGATGTTACACTTCTAAAACTGTAACGAGATTGATAAGTTATGTGTCTTTAATAATTTCTATCACACTTGTCGCCGCTATCATATACTTACTGTATGGTATATTTAAG GCTTTAGCGGAACCAGTGTTGTGGTTTATGTACatctcattagttttattagtaTACAATGTATGTATTAGCCTTCTTTTATTTACCTCTACTAAAACTGGCGCAGATTGTTCTCCAGCCTATGTATTGGGTATAGTAACGTTAATAATCACACTGG gccAAGTGTACTGTTTAATGGTACTGGCTAGTTACTATCGAGAATTGCAAACAACGGGACCGCCTTCTCCCAAAAGAGTAAGTCCAAAGGCATCGAATACTAGTAAAGGCAAAAACAAAGAACCAGCGCCAATTCTGATAGATGAAGACAATACTTAA
- the LOC126912805 gene encoding uncharacterized protein LOC126912805, which produces MATSEEFCDAHGVTTVKSDVATISLPARLPQFWRQNPRLWFAQFEAAVAASKIGEEQKFNLVVPLLGNSDLEQIADIILNPPATGKYSTLKERLISTYQESDHRQLQKLLSGLELGDQKPSQLLRKMRDLSGKLLSDEALKVMWLNHLPAQIRAVISVNTESSLEMLAAMADKMMEHFEPTSINAVSTTTTACQENLQFALLSKQIEKLSLEIAELRTNQQSAGNYRRYPRFPHRNRSRSQSRSRQRGQSNIKPGDPNWLCRYHYRFGDEARKCEPPCAKKREN; this is translated from the coding sequence atggcTACCAGCGAAGAATTCTGTGACGCCCACGGCGTGACCACAGTGAAGAGCGACGTGGCGACGATATCCCTGCCCGCAAGATTGCCACAATTTTGGCGGCAAAATCCCCGCCTCTGGTTTGCGCAATTCGAGGCAGCCGTCGCCGCCAGCAAGATAGGAGAGGAGCAGAAATTTAACCTCGTCGTACCACTGCTCGGCAACAGCGACCTAGAACAGATCGCCGACATCATCCTTAACCCCCCAGCTACCGGCAAGTACAGTACGCTAAAAGAACGGCTAATATCCACGTACCAAGAATCCGACCATCGCCAGCTACAGAAGCTACTCAGTGGCCTCGAGCTCGGCGACCAGAAGCCCAGTCAGCTGCTCCGCAAGATGCGTGACCTCAGCGGCAAACTCCTGTCCGACGAAGCACTAAAAGTTATGTGGCTGAATCATCTTCCTGCACAAATACGCGCCGTAATCTCCGTAAACACCGAGTCGTCACTTGAAATGCTAGCCGCCATGGCTGACAAAATGATGGAGCACTTCGAGCCAACTTCCATCAACGCAGTCTCAACAACCACAACAGCGTGTCAAGAAAACTTACAATTCGCCTTACTATCGAAGCAAATAGAAAAACTTTCCCTAGAAATCGCCGAACTCCGTACGAACCAGCAAAGCGCGGGAAACTACCGACGCTACCCGCGCTTCCCACATCGCAATCGCTCACGCTCGCAATCACGATCCAGACAGCGTGGGCAGAGTAATATCAAGCCTGGCGACCCGAATTGGTTGTGTCGCTACCACTACCGATTCGGCGACGAAGCACGCAAATGCGAACCACCGTGTGCGAAGAAGCGGGAAAACTAG